The proteins below come from a single Orcinus orca chromosome 6, mOrcOrc1.1, whole genome shotgun sequence genomic window:
- the LOC105748455 gene encoding 60S ribosomal protein L17-like — MVHYSLDPENPTKSCKSRGSNLRVHFKNTCETAQAIKGMHIRKATKYLKDVTLKKQCVPFRRYNGGVGRCAQAKQWGCTQGRWPKKSAEFLLHMLKNAESNAELKGLDVDSLVIEHIQANKAPKTRRRTYRAHGWINLYMSSPCHTKMILTEKNQIVPKAEEEVAQKKKISPKKLKKQKLMAPE; from the coding sequence ATGGTTCActattcacttgacccagaaaaccccacaaaatcatGCAAGTCGAGAGGTTCAAATCTTCGTGTTCACTTTAAGAACACTTGTGAAACGGCCCAGGCCATTAAGGGTATGCATATCCGAAAAGCCACCAAGTATCTGAAGGACGTCACTTTAAAGAAGCAGTGTGTGCCATTCCGTCGTTACAATGGTGGAGTTGGTAGGTGTGCCCAGGCCAAACAGTGGGGCTGCACGCAGGGTCGGTGGCCCAAAAAGAGTGCTGAATTTTTACTGCACATGCTCAAAAATGCAGAGAGTAATGCTGAACTTAAGGGCTTAGATGTAGATTCTCTGGTCATTGAGCATATCCAGGCGAACAAAGCCCCCAAGACGCGGCGCAGGACTTACAGAGCTCATGGTTGGATCAACCTATACATGAGCTCTCCCTGCCACACTAAGATGATCCTCACTGAAAAAAACCAGATTGTTCCTAAAGCAGAAGAGGAGGTtgcccagaagaaaaagatatccccgaagaaattgaaaaaacaaaaacttatggcCCCGGAATAA